Sequence from the Pseudomonas sp. 7SR1 genome:
GAGCAGCTTGAACAGACGCGGATCGCGACTGGTCACGGGGCGGTCCGCGACATCGTAGGACTGGCGATGAACCCGCGGCTCAGCGGCCTGGCCGGGGGTATTGCGATAGTAGGACACCGAGGCGACCTCAAGTTTTCGCGGGTCCTTTATGGTGACCGTGGGGGTTCTGGCGTGCATGAAGGTCGACCTCACCAGGGAGCGACGAATCTGTTGCCAGTTATTCGTGGTTAACCGGTGGCGTCAACTGTCAGAAGTAACAGGTGGGCAACCCTGAAGGCTGTTGAAGAGGGCGGGTTTTCATTGGCGAAACGCCGCCGTCATCATTCCTGGCAGTTACGGTCATTGCTGCAAGAGCGCGTCTTGCGGACAATCAGGGCCTGTTTCCCCGTCCATGGATCTGCCGCAATGCCGCAACCGATCTTTTTCGCCCACGCCAACGGATTCCCCTCGGGCACCTATGGCAAGTTATTCGCGGCGCTGGCTCCGCAATATCAGGTTGCGCATCTGGAGCAGCACGCCCACGACCCGAGTTTCCCGGCGGATGACAACTGGCACAACCTGGTGGACGAGCTTATCCATCACCTGGAACAACAACCGCAGCCTGTGTGGGGTGTCGGGCATTCCCTCGGCGGGGTGCTGCACCTGCATGCCGCGTTGCGCTGCCCCCGGCTGTATCGCGGGGTCGTCATGCTCGATTCGCCGGTGCTGACCCGCGCCGATCAATGGGTGATCCTGGCGGCCAAGCGCCTGGGCTTCATCGATCGCCTGACGCCGGCCGGCCGCACCCTGGGGCGGCGCGAGGAGTTCGAAGACCTGGAGTCGGCCCGGCAGTATTTTTCCGGCAAGACGCTGTTTCGCGGTTTCGACCCGGATTGCTTCGATGCCTACCTGCAACATGGCTTGCAACAGGTGGGCGATCGCTGGCGACTGCGCTTCGACCCGGCCACGGAAATCAGCATCTACCGCGGCGTGCCTCATACCAGCCCCGGTCGGCCCCGCAAGCTCCAGGTGCCGCTGGCCGTGGTACGCGGTCGCCAGAGTCGTGTGGTGATGCGTCATCACACCCGCACGGTGGGGCGCATGCCCCGGGGCGAGGCCTTGAGCATGCCCGGTGGGCATATGTTTCCACTGGAACGCCCCCTGGACACCGCCAACCTGCTCAAGGACCTGTTCCAGCGCTGGGAAGGACGCTGCGCATGAGCCAGGTCGAGGAAGTCCGCCTGAGCCTGCCCCATATCGAACTGGCGGCGCACCTGTTCGGGCCGGAGGACGGGCGCCCGGTGATCGCCTTGCATGGCTGGCTGGACAACGCCAACAGCTTTGCCCGCCTGGCTCCCCGGCTCGAAGGGTTGCGCATCATCGCCCTGGACATGGCCGGCCACGGTCATTCCGGACATCGGCCGCCCGGCGCCGGCTACGCCCTGTGGGACTATGCCCATGATGTGCTGCAGGTCGCCGAGCAGCTGGGGTTGCAGCGTTTTGCGCTGTTGGGGCATTCCCTGGGCGCCATCGTGTCCCTGGTGCTGGCTGGCTCATTGCCGGAACGGGTGACGCACCTGGGGCTGATCGATGGTGTGATCCCGCCCACCGCCCAGGGCGACGACGCCGCCGAACGCATGGGCATGGCCCTGCAGGCGCAACTGGATCTGCGGAAAAAAAGCAAACCGGTCTACAAGACCCTCGACCGGGCTATCGAAGCCCGCATGAAAGGGGTGGTGGCGGTCAGCCGAGAGGCCGCCGGCCTGCTGGCCCAGCGCGGGCTGATGCCGGTGCCGGGCGGTTACACCTGGCGCACCGACAATCGCCTGACCCTGCCATCGCCGCTGCGCCTGACCGAGGAACAGGCTATGGCGTTCGTGGCACGGGTCGGTTGCCCCGCGCATCTGGTGGTGGCGGCCGATGGCATGCTTGCCCGCCACCCGCAGTTGCTGGAGCGTCTACCCTTCAGCCATGAGCTGTTGCCCGGCGGCCACCATCTGCACCTGAACGATGAGTCCGGGGCGACGCTTGTAGCAGACTGTTTCAATCGGTTCTTCAGCCTTTCTTGACTTGCGTCGGGCAACTGTCGAGGCTGGGCGGGTTGAAAGGGAGACAAGCATGACCGATATCCGTGTACCCGCCTTGCGGTCCATGATCGACGCCGGTTTCGTCCAGGAACAGCAGGCCCGGTCGATCCGATGAAATTACCTATCCCATCATTCGCATTACTGGCGCTGGGCTGTTTCGCCACGGCGTCCTTCGCCGCCGACGTAGCCGGCAGTCGAGACCTGGAGCGCGTGCCGCGCATGCCCGATGCGCAGATCGTCGACTACCGGCAGGTCAGGGACGCGGAGCGGATCTACCCGTTGGGCGCGATCCGCAAGATCAGTGGCCAGTTGCGCTTCGACGGTCAGGTCGATGCCCGTGGCGACACCACCTCGGTGACCTATGAGCTGCCACCGGAGCATTCGGCGACCCAGGGTTTCACCGCCGCCCGCGAAGCGTTGCAGAAACAGGGCGCCGAACTGCTTTTCTGGTGCCAGGCCCGCGATTGCGGTGAAAGCAGCCTCTGGGCCAACGACGTCTTTGGCAATGCCAAGCTCTACGGCGCGGACAGCGGCCAGGCCTATCTGCTGCTGCGCCTGGCGCCGCCTGTGGATAACACCCTGATCGCGCTGTATGCCATCACTCGCGGCAATCGCAAGGCCTATCTGCACGTCGAGCAATTCGAGGCGAAAGCGCCCCTGGGCGATCTGCTGCCGACATCCGCCACGCTGCTGCGCCAGCTCAAGGACACCGGCGTGCTGGACTTGCCCCGCCTGAGCGGCGAGCCGGACGAAACCTGGTTGCGCCTGCTGGCCCGGGCGCTGAACCTGGATACCGGCCTGCGGGTCAGCCTCGCGGGGCCCCGGGCCGAGGCCTGGCGCCAGGCGCTGACGGGGCAGGGCGTGCGGGCGGCACGAATGGAGGCCGCCGATGGCGACACGACGGGCCTGCACCTTGAATTGTTGCGATAAGCTGTCCCGGGCGACGGGTTTCACGCCGTTGCCCAGGTCCTGTTCTTTTTTCGAGACCCTACATGCTCAATAACGATCGGCTGTTGGTGCAGATCCTGCTCCTGGTGTTGTTCGGCGCAAGCCTCTGGGTGATGGCGCCGTTCTGGTCGGCGCTGTTCTGGGGCGCGGTGCTGGCCTTTGCCAGTTGGCCGCTGATGCGCCTGTTGACTCGCTGGGTCAACGGGCGCGAATCCCTGGCGGCGGGCCTGCTGACGGTCGGCTGGATGTTGCTGGTGGCGGTGCCGCTGGTGTGGCTGGGTTCCAACCTGGCCGATCATGTGCGTGATGCCACGACATTCATCAGGGACGTGCAGGTCGACGGCTTGCCGGATGCCCCGCAATGGCTGGCCGGCTTGCCCCTGGTGGGCGGGCGGCTGGTGGCGATCTGGAACAGCATCGACCAGCAGGGCGCCGCGATGATGGGAGCCGTCAAGCCTTACCTGGGGCAGGTGGGCAACTGGCTGCTGGCACGCAGCAAGCAGATTGGCGGCGGCATCCTCGAACTGACCCTGAGCATCGTATTCGTCTTCTTTTTCTACCGCGACGGCCCGCGCCTGGCTGCGTTCGTCCATGGCTTGCTGGAACGCCTGATCGGCGACCGTGCCGGCTACTACATCGAACTGGTGGCCGGTACGGTGCAACGGGTGGTCAATGGGGTGATCGGTACCGCCGCGGCCCAGGCCGTGCTGGCACTGATCGGCTTCCTGATCGCCGGTGTGCCGGGTGCGCTGGTGCTGGGCATTGTCACCTTCCTGCTCAGCCTGATTCCCATGGGGCCGCCCCTGGTCTGGATCCCCGCCACGGCCTGGCTGGTGTGGCAGGGCGAATACGGCATGGCGGTGTTCCTCGGGATCTGGGGCACGTTCGTCATCAGCGGCGTGGACAACGTGCTCAAGCCATACCTGATCAGCCGGGGTGGCAACCTGCCGTTGGTCATCGTGTTGCTGGGGGTGTTCGGCGGATTGATCGCCTTCGGATTCATCGGCTTGTTCATCGGCCCGACCCTTTTGGCCGTGGCGTACAGCCTGTTGACGGACTGGAGCAAGAGCCAGGCGCGTTGACGGCGGCCCTGGGGCCGGCAAGGTTGGCTCGGTGGGCCGTGAACCTGCTGCAAGGCCAGGTTCACGGCAGGAGTCAGGCCGCCACGTTCAGGTGTTTACCCACGCTGGCGGCGTTATCCAGCGAGTATTGACGGTTGAGGTTGGCGATCATCCTGTTCAACGCTTCGTTGGCGTTGGCGTTGGCGTTGGCGTTGGCGTTGGCCTGACCGGCGGGGCGGCCATTGTCGCGGCTGGCCTGCAGGGCGCTGTCGAGTTCGTCGCTGCTGACGCCACCGCTGCTGTCGCTGTCCAGTGCCGCCATCAGCGTAGCGCTGGTTTCGGCGCCGGACGTCGCGTCGCCGGCCTGCAAGGCGCTGGTCAGTTCGGCGGCAGTGACGGTGCCGTCGCCATCGCTGTCGAGCTGGCCGAACAATGTTTCACCGGACGCGTCCTGTGCCGGTGGAGGCGGTGGCGTGAGGGTGGCGGCGAGTTCGTCGCGGCTGACGGTGCCATCTTCATCCTTGTCCAGTGCCGAGAATACCTGCGTGCTGTCGGCGCTGCTGCCGGCGCTGGCCAGGCCGTTGCTCAACTCGTCGCTGCTGACCTTGCCGTCACCGTCTGCATCCAGGACGCTGAGCAGCGCGTCGGCCAGCTCGGTGCCTGGCGCCTGGTCCCGTGGCGGCGGGGGCGGTGGCGCCAAGGCGGCCATTTCCTCGCTGCTCAGGTCACCGCTGCCGTCGCTGTCCAGATCGCCGAACTGCTTGCTCAGGCTGACCAGCAGGCCATCGTCGCTGTGCTGGGACAGGGCCGTGCTCAATTCGTCCTGGTCCACCGTTGCGTTGCCGTCGCTGTCGAGCCGGGTGAGCAGCTCCTTTTGAAACTGCTGGCTGCGGGCACTGCTGGTGGCCGTGCTGCTGGTGTACGTCGAGTAACCGCTACTGCTGACGCTGCCGATCATGGGCATTCTCCTTGGGATGGAATTGCCGGCGGGTGCACCGGCTTATGCAGCCTCGGCGGGGCAGTTGTCGTGGGTATGTGGAATTTGTACCGGGGGACGTACAAATCGTCACGTGGGGGGCGCTCCGGGCGGCGGCCCGACGAAGACGGCAGGAATGACTCAGGTCCGGGGGAGGCGGATGACGGCAGTCAGGCCGCCCCCTGGGGTTTGCTCCAGGTCCAGATGGCCGCCCAGGCGTTCGGCGGCTTCCCTGGCGATGGTCATGCCCAGGCCGACGCCGCCGGAGTTGCGGTTGCGCGAGCCCTCCAGGCGATAAAAGGGTTCGAATACCGCTTCGCGCTTGTCTTGGGCGATACCGGGGCCATGGTCGATGACCCGTATCAGCAACTGGCAGTCCTGGTCTTCGAGGGCGATCAGGGCATGACCGGCATAGCGCAAGGCATTGTCCATGAGGTTGGCGATGCAGGAGCGCAATGCCATTGGCTGCACCTGCAGCGGCGCGCAGGAACCCTCGACCTGGACATCGGCGCCATGGTCCTGGGCGTTTTCGCTCAGGGATTCCGCCAGGGCTTGCACATCCATCCATTGCAGCGCCTCGCTGGTGCGCTGTTCGTGCAGGTAGGTCAGCGTGGCGTCGAGCATGCCGATCATGTCGTCCAGGTCCTGGCGCATCTGGCCTTGCAACCTGGCGTCATCGATCTGCTCCAGGCGCAACTTGAGGCGCGAGAGCGGGGTGCGCAGGTCGTGGGACACCGCCCCAAGCATGCGTGAGCGTTGCTGGACCTGTTCGCGGATCCGCTGCTGCATCAGGTTGAACGTGTGGGCCGCCTGCCGGGCTTCCCGGGGGCCGGTTTCGTCCAGCGGCGGGCTGTCGAGGTCCTCGCTCAGGCGTTCAGCCGCATCGCTCAAGCGCTGGATCGGTCGGGTCAGCAACTTGGCGCCATACCAGGCTGCGATGATCAGGCACACGAACTGGAACGTCAGCGGTACCACCGGGCCGCCGAACCACGGGCGCTGACGGCGTTGGGGCGGCGGGGCAAAAGGGGACGGGGTCAAAGGTGACAGACCCGCGGGCGGTGTTCCTTCGCTCTGCCGGGAAAATTCCGGCGGCGGCCCGGGCGGAGGCGGCTGGTCGTAATGGAAAAACCAGGCGAAGGCCAGCAGATGCGCCAGGACGATCGCCAGCAACAGCATGCCGAACAGGCGACCGAACAGGGAGTCGAGGCGCAATCGCATCAGCCGATGTCCCGGGCGTCGAACAGGTAGCCTTCACCGCGGACGGTCTTGATCAACTGCGGGGCCTTGGGGTCGTCGCCCAGCTTCTGGCGCAGTCGTGACACCAGCAGGTCGATGCTGCGGTCGAAGGCCTCGATGGAGCGTCCACGGGCGGCATCGAGCAGTTGCTCGCGACTGAGTACCCGGCGCGGTCGTTCGATGAAGACCCACAGCAGCCGGAATTCAGCATTGGACAGCGGCACCACCAGCCCATTGGCGGAGATAAGTTGGCGCAGCACGCTGTTGAGCCGCCAGTTGTCGAAACGGATATTGGCCCGTTGCTCGGTGCGGTCGTCACGCACCCGGCGCAGGATCGTCTGGATCCGTGCCACCAGTTCCCTGGGTTCGAACGGCTTGGCCATGTAGTCGTCGGCACCCAGTTCCAGGCCGATGATGCGATCGGTAGGTTCGCAACGGGCGGTGAGCATCAGGATCGGGATGTCCGATTCGGCGCGCAGCCAGCGGCACAGTTGCAGGCCGTCTTCGCCCGGCAGCATCAGGTCGAGCACGATTACATCGAAATGTTCGGATTGCATTGCCTGGCGCATGGCCGCGCCGTCGCTCACGCCACTGGCGCGGATGTTGAAACGGGCCAGGTAATCGATCAGCAGCTCGCGGATCGGCACATCGTCATCGACGATCAGTGCGCGGATGCTCCAGCGCTTGTCATCGCTGGAGGCTTTTTGATCGTCAGAATTGGCAACGGGGGTGTTCTGCATGGATGCTTCATCTGCCTGGTAGGCTGCCAGCCGCAAGGAGCGACGGCAAGGTGGTGGCTTCAGCATAAGCTCCGTGCCGCAAGGCGTGAAGCGCTGAAAGGGCGGGGTGCGGCGTCGAACGGTAGCCTGCGGGCGTGTTGTGCGCATGTCATGAATGTATCGGCTTGGACACAAAGCGTCCTGTCGGCCATGCTGGTTGGGGCACCATGAGGATTTACCGATCATCGGGTCCCGCAGCGCCGCTGGTTCCGCTACAATGCGCGCCGATTTCGACTTGCCTGAGAGCCCGCTCATGTCCGCCTGCCAGACGCCTATCATCGTCGCCCTGGATTTTCCTACCCGTGACGCCGCCCTGAAGCTGGCCGACCAGCTGGACCCCAGCCTTTGCCGGGTCAAGGTTGGCAAGGAGCTGTTCACCAGCTGCGCTTCGGAGATTGTCGGCACCCTGCGCGACAAGGGGTTCGAAGTATTCCTGGACCTGAAATTCCATGACATTCCCAATACCACCGCCATGGCCGTCAAGGCCGCCGCGGAGATGGGCGTGTGGATGGTCAACGTGCACTGCTCCGGCGGTCTGCGCATGAT
This genomic interval carries:
- a CDS encoding alpha/beta fold hydrolase, which translates into the protein MPQPIFFAHANGFPSGTYGKLFAALAPQYQVAHLEQHAHDPSFPADDNWHNLVDELIHHLEQQPQPVWGVGHSLGGVLHLHAALRCPRLYRGVVMLDSPVLTRADQWVILAAKRLGFIDRLTPAGRTLGRREEFEDLESARQYFSGKTLFRGFDPDCFDAYLQHGLQQVGDRWRLRFDPATEISIYRGVPHTSPGRPRKLQVPLAVVRGRQSRVVMRHHTRTVGRMPRGEALSMPGGHMFPLERPLDTANLLKDLFQRWEGRCA
- a CDS encoding alpha/beta hydrolase gives rise to the protein MSQVEEVRLSLPHIELAAHLFGPEDGRPVIALHGWLDNANSFARLAPRLEGLRIIALDMAGHGHSGHRPPGAGYALWDYAHDVLQVAEQLGLQRFALLGHSLGAIVSLVLAGSLPERVTHLGLIDGVIPPTAQGDDAAERMGMALQAQLDLRKKSKPVYKTLDRAIEARMKGVVAVSREAAGLLAQRGLMPVPGGYTWRTDNRLTLPSPLRLTEEQAMAFVARVGCPAHLVVAADGMLARHPQLLERLPFSHELLPGGHHLHLNDESGATLVADCFNRFFSLS
- a CDS encoding DUF4892 domain-containing protein, which produces MPSFALLALGCFATASFAADVAGSRDLERVPRMPDAQIVDYRQVRDAERIYPLGAIRKISGQLRFDGQVDARGDTTSVTYELPPEHSATQGFTAAREALQKQGAELLFWCQARDCGESSLWANDVFGNAKLYGADSGQAYLLLRLAPPVDNTLIALYAITRGNRKAYLHVEQFEAKAPLGDLLPTSATLLRQLKDTGVLDLPRLSGEPDETWLRLLARALNLDTGLRVSLAGPRAEAWRQALTGQGVRAARMEAADGDTTGLHLELLR
- a CDS encoding AI-2E family transporter, with product MLNNDRLLVQILLLVLFGASLWVMAPFWSALFWGAVLAFASWPLMRLLTRWVNGRESLAAGLLTVGWMLLVAVPLVWLGSNLADHVRDATTFIRDVQVDGLPDAPQWLAGLPLVGGRLVAIWNSIDQQGAAMMGAVKPYLGQVGNWLLARSKQIGGGILELTLSIVFVFFFYRDGPRLAAFVHGLLERLIGDRAGYYIELVAGTVQRVVNGVIGTAAAQAVLALIGFLIAGVPGALVLGIVTFLLSLIPMGPPLVWIPATAWLVWQGEYGMAVFLGIWGTFVISGVDNVLKPYLISRGGNLPLVIVLLGVFGGLIAFGFIGLFIGPTLLAVAYSLLTDWSKSQAR
- the xopAW gene encoding XopAW family type III secretion system calcium-binding effector, with the protein product MIGSVSSSGYSTYTSSTATSSARSQQFQKELLTRLDSDGNATVDQDELSTALSQHSDDGLLVSLSKQFGDLDSDGSGDLSSEEMAALAPPPPPPRDQAPGTELADALLSVLDADGDGKVSSDELSNGLASAGSSADSTQVFSALDKDEDGTVSRDELAATLTPPPPPAQDASGETLFGQLDSDGDGTVTAAELTSALQAGDATSGAETSATLMAALDSDSSGGVSSDELDSALQASRDNGRPAGQANANANANANANEALNRMIANLNRQYSLDNAASVGKHLNVAA
- a CDS encoding sensor histidine kinase, giving the protein MRLRLDSLFGRLFGMLLLAIVLAHLLAFAWFFHYDQPPPPGPPPEFSRQSEGTPPAGLSPLTPSPFAPPPQRRQRPWFGGPVVPLTFQFVCLIIAAWYGAKLLTRPIQRLSDAAERLSEDLDSPPLDETGPREARQAAHTFNLMQQRIREQVQQRSRMLGAVSHDLRTPLSRLKLRLEQIDDARLQGQMRQDLDDMIGMLDATLTYLHEQRTSEALQWMDVQALAESLSENAQDHGADVQVEGSCAPLQVQPMALRSCIANLMDNALRYAGHALIALEDQDCQLLIRVIDHGPGIAQDKREAVFEPFYRLEGSRNRNSGGVGLGMTIAREAAERLGGHLDLEQTPGGGLTAVIRLPRT
- a CDS encoding response regulator encodes the protein MQNTPVANSDDQKASSDDKRWSIRALIVDDDVPIRELLIDYLARFNIRASGVSDGAAMRQAMQSEHFDVIVLDLMLPGEDGLQLCRWLRAESDIPILMLTARCEPTDRIIGLELGADDYMAKPFEPRELVARIQTILRRVRDDRTEQRANIRFDNWRLNSVLRQLISANGLVVPLSNAEFRLLWVFIERPRRVLSREQLLDAARGRSIEAFDRSIDLLVSRLRQKLGDDPKAPQLIKTVRGEGYLFDARDIG